The Mannheimia pernigra sequence ATTCAACGGAAAATACCGCATTGATGAAGTATTTTAATGTATTAGGTTTGCCAACAATTTTATTCTTTGATGAAAATGGCAAAGAATTAACGCAATCTCGGGTGACTGGTTTTTTATCAGCAGATAAGTTTTTAGATTGGTTGAAGAAACTTTAAAAGAATAAGCAATAAAATGAAACAAGAAAATCATAACATTGAAGATATTATTCGCATTTTTGATGACTGCTTTGCTATAGAATATAACACACGCTTAAAGCGTGGCAGTGATTACCCAATCTATCTGCCTGCATTCTTAAACGAAGGGGGCATAAAAAGCGAACGTTCTTACAACGTTATTTTTTTCGCTCACGGCTACTATAGCAGTGCTTTACATGAAATTGCTCACTGGCTAGTAGCAGGCGAAGAACGCCGTAAATTAGAAGATTTTGGTTATTGGTATGAACCAGACGGGCGTTCTGCCGAAAGACAAAGAGAATTTGAACGTGCTGAAGTAAAACCACAAGCAATTGAATGGGTGCTTGCCACTGCAGCAGGCTTTCGTTATTTTGCAAGTGCCGATAATCTTTCTGGTAACCCTGGCGACAATTCAGCCTTCAAGCTAGCGGTTTATGATCAAGTGAAGGTGTATGCTGAACGTGGATATTTGCCTAAAAGAGCCGAAACCTTGCGTAAGGCTTTATGTCGCTTTTATGGCACTTCAGATATGATTAATTTAAATCAATTTGATATTGACCGAATTTAATCACATTTCTACTCAAATTGCTTTATGGAATAAATAAAAATCGGTTTTTGTAATAAACCTAAAAAATCAAGCGGTAAAAAAATGATATTTTTTTACCCCTTATCGTTTAATTTAAAACTATTCTACTTTAACAATCCAGCCTTCTGGTGCTTCCACATCACCAAATTGGATGCCCGTTAATTCTGCATATAAACGGCGGGTAATGGGCCCAACTTCGGTTTCAGAATGAAATACATAGAATTGACCTTTATGCTGAATACCACCAACTGGAGTAATCACCGCTGCCGTACCACAGGCACCTGCTTCAATAAATTGATCAAGTTGATCAATATATACATCCCCTTCTTCTACCTCCATACCTAAACGCTCTTTTGCAATATAGAGCAATGAGTACTTAGTAATACTTGGTAGAATAGATTCAGAAATAGGCGTGACGAATTTATTATCTTGAGTAATTCCAAAGAAATTTGCCGCACCGACTTCTTCAATTTTGGTATGGGTTTTCGGATCTAAGTAAATTGCATCCGCAAACTTACGACTTGCAGAACTTTCCTCTACCGCCAACTCGTGTGGCAATAAACTTGCCGCGTAGTTACCGCCTACTTTTACTCCCCCTGTTCCCATAGGTGCTGCACGGTCATATTCGGTTGTAATAAAATTAGAAGGTGCTAAACCACCTTTAAAATAAGCACCCACTGGGCAACAAAATACAGAGAAAATAAATTCAGGCGCTGCTCTTACACCAATGTTTTCACCCACACCAATTAAGAAGGGGCGTAAGTAAAGCGTTGCCCCAGAGCCGTAGGGGCCTAACCAATCTTGGTTTGCTTTTACAACTTCTTTACAAGCACGAATAAATAATTCTGTGGGTACACGTGGCATTAATAGGCGATCGGCTGTACGTTGCATACGCTCTGCATTTTGATCTGGGCGAAATAGATTGATAGAACCATCTTTACAGCGATAGGCTTTTAACCCCTCAAAACATTGTTGCCCATAATGTAATGCCGTTGAGCCTTCGTGAATATGTAATGTGTTATCTTGTGTTAATTCGCCCTCATTCCATTTACCTTCTTTCCAATGTGCAATGAAACGATAATCTGTTTTTATATAAGAAAAGCCTAAATTTGCCCAATCTAAATCTTTTAATGCCATATTGTGTCCTTTATTTTTATGTTGCTAAATAATCTTAGCATTCTAAAACAAAATAGCAGTTGAAGTAAGAATTTTCATAAATTAAAAGAAAAATTAAGGCTCTTAATCAACTTAAGAGCCCTAATTTTTAAACTTTAACGAATTATTCAGCGTGCTTTTGAGCGACTTCTTTTAGCAATGCTTGAAGTTCGCCTTTTTGATACATTTCTAGCACGATATCACAACCGCCAATTAACTCACCCTCTACCCATAATTGTGGGAAAGTTGGCCAATTTGCAAATTTTGGTAATTCCGCACGAATATCTGGATTAGTTAAAATATCCACATAACCAAAAGGCACTTGGCAGTTAATTACCGCTTCTACCGCACGCGCAGAAAAACCGCAAGATGGGAATTTTGGTGAACCTTTCATATAAAGTAGAATAGGATTTTCGCTAATTTGTTGTTTGATTTTATCAATAGTTTCCATTTTTAGCCTCAATAAAATATAGAATATGTAAAATAGTTGAGTGATTATATCAAGATTAAGCCCATACCGAAACAGATTTAAAAGGTAATATCACGCCGCCCGACAAAAGAGTGAGAAAGCGTTGTACCATCTACCATTTCTAGCGAGCCTCCCACTGGCACACCGTGTGCAATTCGAGTTGCTTTTACATTATATATTTTGCATATTTCAGCGATATAATTTGCTGTCGCATCACCTTCAATGGTTGGGTTTGTGGCTAAAATCACCTCATAAAAAGATTCCTGTTCCAAACGCTGTTGCAATAAATCTAGCCCAATTTCACGAGGGCCAATACCATCAATGGGTGATAAATGTCCCATTAGCACAAAATAACGCCCCGAAAATTGCCCTGTTTGCTCAATTGCTTGAATATCTTCTGGCATTTCCACCACACAGAGCTGCCCACTCATTTGGCGTCTAGAATTTTTACAAATCGTGCACTCTTCTTCTTCCGTAAAAGTACGGCAAGATTGACAATGCCCAATATGGCTCATCGCCTCACTTAATGCTTTTGCTAATGCCACACCGCCCAAACGGTTACGCTGCAAAAGATGGTACGCCATTCTCTGTGCCGATTTTGGACCAACGCCAGGCAAAGCACGCAAGGCTTCCATTAAGTTTTCAAGTAAAGGACTTGTTTGCATACTCAATTAAAATGGGAATTTCATACCAGGCGGTAATTGCATACCAGACGTTACGCTTGCCATTTTGTCTTTTTGCATTTCTTCTGCACGGCGAACGGCATCATTAAATGCAGCGGCCACTAAGTCTTCTACCATCTCTTTATCATCTTCCATTAATGATGAGTCGATCTCAATTCGGCGACAATTATGTGCACCGTTAATAGTGACTTTCACTAAACCTGCTCCAGACTCGCCTGTTACCTCTAATTGCGCGATCTCTTCTTGCATTTTTTGCATACGCTCTTGCATTTGCTGAGCCTGTTTCATTAGGTTACCTAAACCACCTTTTCCGAACATAATTTTCCCTCTAAATTTAGCGATAAAATGAGCGGTTCATTTTACTGAACGCATTTCTAATCTGCAAGCGGTTAATTTTTACAAAAACTTTGCAAATTGATAGAATAGCACCTCTTTTTTACTTTTGACTCTGCTATGGCACTTACCCGTTTACTCATCAATGATTTCCGCAATATCCAACATACTGATTTGGCATTTAGCCCACATTTTAACTTTTTAGTTGGGGCTAACGGCAGCGGTAAAACCAGTTTGCTGGAATCCATTTTCTATTTAGGGCACGGGCGTTCATTTAAAAGCCATATCAGCAATCGTATTATTCACTACGATAAAGACAATTTCGTACTACACGGCAAAATTGACGAAGCCCAACACAGTTGGTCTGTCGGTATTCAAAAATCTCGCAATGGCGATACTACACTTAAAATCAACGGCGAAGATGGCAATAAAATTGCCGATCTTGCTCACTTATTACCAATGCAAGTAATCACCCCAGAAGGCTTAACATTGTTAAATGGAGGCCCGAGCTATCGCCGAGCTTTTTTAGATTGGGGCTTATTCCATCAACACAATGATTTCTACACCCATTGGACGAACCTACGCCGCTTGCTCAAACAACGAAATTCCGCTTTACAACAAGTTCGCACTTATCAAGAATTAAAAGCGTGGGATATTGAATTAGTCAAAACCACCTATGCAGTAAGCCAAATGCGAGCGGAATATGCCGAAGCTCTCCGCCCTGAAATTGAGAAAACCTGTCAATTTTTCTTGCCGGAATTAGAAATCGGCTTAAGTTTTCATCAAGGTTGGGAAAAGGGAGCGGATTATGCTGAAATTCTGGCACAAGGCTTTGAGCGAGATAAAGCGATTGGTTATACAATGATTGGGGCACAAAAAGCCGATTTCCGCTTTAAAGCAAGTGGATTACCAGTGGAAGATGTGCTTTCTCGTGGTCAGTTAAAATTATTGATGTGTGCCTTACGCCTTGCTCAAGGGGAACATTTAGTTGCCCAAAAGCAACGCCAATGCCTGTTTTTAATTGACGATTTCGCCTCCGAACTCGACCCCACCAAGCGTGAACTTTTAGCTCATCGTTTAAGAGAAAGTGACTCACAAGTATTCGTTACCGCCATTACTCAAGATCAGCTCAATCAAATGCAATGGCAAGATAGGGCTGATGATTGTTTGTTTGAGGTAGAAAATGGTATAATTAAATATTAATTTAGTTAGTCAATCCAAAGAAAAAATGAATAAAAAATATTACTTTAAACACTTTTTTTTAAGTTTAACTATAGGATTTATAATTTCTTATAAAATATTTTCATCTCCATTAACTAGCTATAAACAATATTTATTTCTATTGTGGATAATTAGTTGTGTATTTTTATATCCTATTGCACATTATACTCTCGAAACTAGCTATTCTTATTTCATTCATTCAAGAATAGAAAGAAACAAATTTATAGATAACCCAGCTTTCTTTAGAATGAAGGAATATTTTTGTTTCTTTGTGAGTTTTTTGTTTTCTATCCCAATTAGTTTTTGTTTGATTATTTATAAATATTTAAAAAAAGAAAGAAAGCTATAACAAGCTTTCTTCCTTTTCTAGCCTAGAAGAATAATGCTTTATGTACTTTTTCTACTAATTCATCACTTATCAAAGCACTTACTACTACCATTAATACTCCATAACCTATAATACCTATTGGAGTTCTAGTTAAGATTACTAAAGCAAGGCTTACAACATAAGTTGCAGATTTGTCTAATACTTGCTTTTCTACTTCAAAATAAAATGGCTTCCAATTCCCTTTTTCATACCCTTCTTTCAAAGCTGTTGTTAGAGCTACTCCTGAAAATGTTTTACCCACATATTTGAAAGCCTTATTAAACTTATACAAATCATTACTAATTGATTTCATATCTAAGGATTGTAAAGCTTTAGATATTGCCTGACGATCCCTAGAATTAAATTTCTTATTAATATCTCCTTTATATTTATCAAATGCTTTTAAGGCTTCATTGACATTCCGAATTTTCTTTCCTTTAGCTACTGCTGCAATTTTTTTAGCCTCCTGACTAGCTAGGTTTCCATATTTTTCAGTAATATGTTCAAAAAAAGCATTAGAGTACTCTAAAATAGTTTTAAGCTTTTTGTCTTGTAAATCTTGTTTTAAACCTTTTAAAAGCTCACTTGCCTCTTTCCTTACATCAATTAAACTACGTAAACTCGCTTCTATTTTCTGTTTCTCCAGTAAAATTTTAGTTTGGGGTATCTCCACTTTTTCTTTCCATAATTTGATATATTCCTCTGTCATTTTAGGACTACGAAAATAAGCAATATTAGATTCATAAGCAGCAGAAATGAGCCCAGGATTACTATCTCTAAATTTTTTAAAATTAGATAATCTAACTATGTTATTATTCAATAATTCATCAAATTTCTTATCCGCATCATTCTCTAAGGAAATTAAATTCTTCTCAGAATTTTCTAAAATTTTTAAGGCATTTTCCAGTGTATTTATATAAACTTCTATTTCTTGTCCTTTTTCAAAATCCAATGCATATTTATTAAACCACTCCCTAGCTTCTAAAAGCAGCTTTTGCACTTCCGATTTAGAAAGCTGAGCCTTATATTTAACAATAGAGCCATTTAAATCTCGAATTTTAATAGAAAATTCCGCTAAATTGATCAATCCAACTCTTCCTATCTTTAAGTCTACAGGCTTTAAAACAACATGTGCAGGAACCTCTAAAGAAATCCCAAAAGATGGCCCAGGATAATAAGGCTTCCCGCCTATTGTAATTGGGCTAGGTTTATAATCTGGTTTAACGATAATTGGATCAAGTACAATTGAATTATTTGACATATATAATCTCCTTATAGCCAAAGAAAACAAACTGAGTTAATAAAACGTTAGATTTGATAAAGTTATTTCGGTTGATTATCACAAAATTGATTAAAATTATTACGTTAGGACTAACGTCTCGAATCATTCGCCTGTTGGAGCAATACTCTACTCTCTTTTAAGAACTGCTCCGAATAATCACCAAACCAGTGATGCACTTCATCAAAAGCTTGGATAAAGCCGGCTTTATCGTTACGTTTGAAGAAATCCAGACCTTGTTCAAAGCTCTCTTTGAGTGATTCAATAATGTCTATATTTTCCGGTTTATCGGCAATAATATCTGCGTATAGGCTACCGTCTTGAGCAAATAAACGCCCGATCATCGCTAATTCTAATCGGTAAATGGGGGAAGATAACGCCAATAATTGCGACAGTTGCACCGGCTGGCGAGAAAGGTGCAAGCCAAACGCAAAAGTTGAAAAGTGGCGTAACGCTTGAATATAGGTCATTGCGTGGTCGTGTTCTTTCGCCTCAATCTGTTCGATTTTCGCCCCCCAAATTTTCATTTGTTCAATCAGCCATTCATAACGCTCAGGGAAACGCCCATTACAGCAAGCAATCACCTGTTTTGCCTGACTCGCAATATCTGGTCCGAACATTGGGTGTAAGCCAACTACTGCTCCATTATGCACTTCCAGCATTTTTTGTAGTGGCTGATATTTAACAGAAGTTAAATCTGCCAAAATCATATTTTCAGTTAAGTATGGCTGCAAACGCTCTATTGTTTCTAGGGTATTGGCAATTGGCACACACACAATAACCACATCTGCATTTGCTAATATTTGCTTCGCATTCGCCCAATCATCACGCCCTAATGCCTCAACATTATAGCCAGATAGGGTTAAATAATTACCGAATAATCCACCTAATTTCCCGTTACCGCCTACGATGACAATTTTTTGAATTGCCGTATTTACTCTTTTGAAGCCGTGCTTGTTTTCATTGGCGTAAGATTCACGCATTACACGGCGTAGCACATCTTCAATCAGATCAGCTGGAATGCCTTGTTTTTCCGCCTCTCCTCGGCGGGCGGAAATCATTGCGGTTTCTCGCTCTGGTGCATAAACAGGAATACCGTGCTCTGCTTTCACTTTTCCGACTTCTGCCACAAGAGATAAACGCTGGGCAAGTAATTTAATGAGCTGTTGATCAACCTGATCAATTTGTTCACGTAATGGAGCTAATGGGTTCATATTTTTATCAACCATAAAACAAGCGGTTATTTTCTCATTATTTTTTGCAAATTACCGATGGCGTAATTTTTCTGCAAAATGGGTTAAAAGATTTTCTGTCGTTTGCCAATCAATGCAAGCATCGGTAATTGAAACACCATACGCCATCTCATCAAATGGTAATTCTGATGACTGATTACCCGCATTTAAGTGGCTCTCAATCATCAAGCCAATAATTGAAGTGTTGCCTGCTAATAATTGCTCCAACACATTTTCTGCGACAACTGGTTGGCGGCGATAATCTTTATTGGAGTTGCCGTGGCTGCAATCAATCATAATCGCAACAGGTAAGTTTGCTTGTTTGAGCACCCATTCGCAGTCATCAACATATTGCTTTTCATAGTTCGGCGTTTTGCCACCACGCAAAATAATATGTCCGTCTTCATTCCCTTTCGTTTTCAGTAAAGTCACCTGCCCTTTTTGATTAATGCCGATAAAACTATGACCTTGAGCAGAAGATTGCATCGCATTAAGTGCAACGGCTAAGCCACCATCTGTACCATTTTTAAAACCAACCGCCATTGATAAACCCGAGGCTAATTCACGGTGCGTTTGCGATTCTGTGGTTCTTGCCCCAATTGCAGACCAACTAAATAAATCAGCAAGATATTGTGGCGTCATCGGATCTAAAGCTTCAGTCGCAAGAGGCAAGCCCATTTCAGCTAAATCTAAACAAAGTTTGCGTCCAACACGCAGACCAGTTTCTACATCAAAAGAGCCATCCATTTTCGGATCGTTAATTAACCCTTTCCAACCGACTGTAGTACGAGGTTTCTCAAAATACACCCGCATTACAATGTAAAGCTTATCACTCACCTGGTCTGAAAGTGCTTTTAGTTTTTTACCATATTCAATAGCAGCAATCGGATCGTGAATAGAGCAAGGACCAATAACAATCAACTGGCGTTTATCACGTCGGTGAATAATGTCAGAAATGACTTTACGTGAACGTTCAATTTGCTCGCGTAAATGTTCTGGCAATGGAAATTCCTGCTTTAGCTCTTGTGGGGTTAATAATACTTTTTCATCTTTTATATTAACGTTATGTACGCTATCTTGGTTAAATACAGTGTTCATTTTTATTTCCTAATGTAAATTTTTTAGTACACTCACTTTACAACTTTATTTTTAAGGTTTCAACTATTTTTTGCTTTACTGCATCAACGCTGATTTTTTCCATCCAATTTTTGCCTTTAGCTTTGGTTGCCCACGCCAATTCTTGCCAAGGTTTGCCATAAGATTGCAAAATTGCTTCATCATATACAGAAACCACTTTATTTAAATCTTGGTAAGGCCCCGTCCGCTTTGGGTTATGAATTGCATACAGCCCAACAACTGGAGTATGTTGAGTTGTCGCAATATGGGCTGGTGCTGAATCAGAGGAAATGACTAAATCTACTTGCCGAATCACGCCAGCTAATTGTTTTAACGTAGTTTTGCCTGCAATATTGCAACTTTTCGGAGCAAGTTGGTGTATTTTGTGTGCGGTTTCCATTTCATAGCGAGAAGGCGATCCTGCAATCAGCACATTGATATTTTTCTCAATCAAGCAATTAGAAAGTTCTGCGTATCTTTCTGGTAGCCAATCTTTCTCTTTTTTACTTGAGCAAGGAGCAATTAGCACATTTTTTTTCGTGAAATCAATGAATTTTTTTCCATAAGCTAAATCTTCATCGCTCACAAACAGATCCCATTTTGCAGATAAATCCGTCACGCCAATCGCTTTAGCAAACATCATCTGCCCATCAAGAACGTGAGGAGAGCTGGCCATTTCAACCTTTTGATTGGTAAATAACCATTGCATTTCTCTTGCTCTATCCTTATTAAAACCTATTTTTTTATCTGCTTTAATGCCAAGTGAAAGTATTGAAGCCCGAAATGCCGTTTGCAAATTTAGTAGAAAATCAAACCGCTTGTGGGAAAGCTGCCTCCATATTGTAAACAATTCTTTCCAGCCTGATTTTTTATCAAAGGAAATTAACTGTACATTAGGAATGTTTTTCATTAGTGCTGCTTCTGTTTTTCCGATGATCCAAGTAATTTCAGCAGAGGGATAGTGCCGCTGGATAGCTTGCACAACGGCTAAAGTATGACACACATCACCAATGGCTGAGAGGCGTAAAATACAAATTGAAAGGGGTCTATTTAGCATAGTAATTCAAATAGTTAGGCGTTCATAAAACGATATTAAGATATAAAAAAGCCACATAAGTAATGTGGCTTTTGTTTTAGCGTTTATATCATTCCACTCTTAAAATACGGCAAGTATTTGTGCCACCTGCTTTTAATTCATCACCGTGTGTTAGAAGTACTAATTCACCCGTTAATAAATAACCTTGCTCTTTTAATTGAGCAATCGCTCTTTTAGCGCCTTCCATTGTACGGCTTTCTTCATTGTAAAGTACTGGCGTAACACCACGATAAAGCGCACAAAGATTCAATGCTTTTGGGTTACGAGAAAGAGCATATATTGGTAAACCAGAGCTAATACGGCTCATTAATTTTGCTGTTTCGCCTGATTGTGTTAATGAAACAATTGCTGATACGCCTTCTAAGTGATTTGCCGTGTACATTGCAGACATTGCAACGGCTTCATCAATAGACTTAAATCTATCTTCCATACGATGACGTGAAATATTGATGCTTGGCATTGTTTCTGCACCTAAACACACTTCCACCATTGATCTTACTGTTTCAACTGGATAATCACCATTTGCCGTTTCCCCTGAAAGCATTACGGCATCAGTACCATCTAATACTGCATTTGCAACATCCATTACCTCAGCACGAGTTGGCATTGGTTTTTTAATCATTGATTCCATCATTTGCGTTGCGGTAATCACTACACGGTTTAACTTACGAGCACGGCGGATTAAACGCTTTTGTACACCCACTAACGCTGCATCGCCAATTTCAACCCCTAAATCACCACGTGCAACCATAACAACATCAGCCCCTAAAATGATGTCGTCCATAGCCTCTTCTGTCGCAACCGTTTCTGCACGTTCTACTTTAGCCACAATTTTTGCCTCTAAACCCGCTTCTTTGGCTAGTTGACGCGCATATTCTAAATCCGCACTTGATTGTGGGAATGAAACCGCTAAGTAATCCACACCAATTTTTGCTGCTAATTTAATGTCTTCTTTATCTTTTTCTGTTAATGCAGGTGCAGATAAACCACCGCCTAATTTATTAATCCCTTTGTTGTTTGATAAAGGGCCACCAACGGTCACTTCAGTATGAACACGCATACCTTCAACTTCTAATACTTTAAGTTGCACATTACCATCATCTAATAACAAAATATCGCCTGGTACTACATCGTTTGGTAGATTTTTATAATCTAAGCCAACCGCAGATTGATGACCTTCGCCACGCGGTAAATCTGCATCTAAAGTAAATCTGTCGCCAATACTTAAGAAAATTTTGCCATCTTTGAATGTCGAAACACGAATTTTAGGTCCTTGAAGATCGCCTAAAATAGCAACTTGACGACCTAATTTTGAAGCAATTTCACGTACTTTGTTTGCACGTTCGATATGATCTTCAGGAATACCGTGAGAGAAGTTCATACGAACCATATTCGCACCAGCAGCAATAATTTTTTCTAATGTATTACCACGGTCGGTTGCAGGCCCCATTGTACAAACGATCTTGGTTCTTCTGAGTTTTCTAGACATTATTTGACTCCATAATAAATTTAAAATATAAGCTAAAATCTTTCTAAGCACTTGATTATGCGTTAAACGAGGGTCATTATACGCCTAAATGACAAGAGTTTAAATACAAGTTAAGGAGAATGTTATGAATATTTGGATTATGCGACACGGAGAAGCAAGTTTTAATGCCCCGAGTGATCCCGCTCGCTGTTTAACCGAAAATGGCATAAAAAATGTTATCTTACAAGGCAAGTGGCTAGGTGAATATTTAACCAATAAGCAAATACAACTTGATAAAATTCTGGTTAGTCCTTACCTTCGTGCCAGACAAACCCTTGAAAATATTATAACAGGTATGCAAGCGGTCAATTTTTCTCAAAACGTTGCAAATCTTATTGAAGAATGGGAAGAAATTACGCCTGATGGTAATCCCTATATTATTGAAGATTACCTTCGTTTTTTAAGAGAAGAAGGAGCAAAAAATATTCTACTCATTTCACATTTGCCTCTAGTATTTGATTTAAGCCAGCTTTTAACAAACAATCAAAGCAATGTGCAATTTCCAACCTCAACCATCGCTGAAATTAATTGGATAGGAAATGTGGGTAAAGTTGTCTATATAAAGCACGTTTAATCCTATTTTTATATTGTCAATAAAAATATTTTCGCTATTTTTGCACATTGTCTAATTTATAGACTTCCAAAATGATTAAAAAATGCGTATCATACGCCCCCTAAATCAGTGAAACTGATAATAAGCATCAATTAAAAAGTACGGTATTTGCCGTACTTTTTATTTGGGTATCTTTCTGGTTAAAATTACTTCAAATTTGTTAATAAAAGGTTAAAAATGCAAATAGGACAATATGAAATCAAAAACCGTATTTTCCTTGCACCGATGGCTGGTATTACCGACCAGCCTTTTCGCCGATTATGTAGCCAACTTGGTGCAGGTTTGACGTTTTCAGAAATGATGTCCACAAATCCTGATGTATGGCACACCGAGAAATCAAGATTGCGTTTAGCACATCACGATGAAATCGGTATAAATGCTGTACAAATTGCAGGTTCAGACCCAACAGAGATGGCACAAGCTGCAAAAATTAATGTTGAGTATGGGGCAGATATTATTGATATTAATATGGGCTGCCCTGCGAAAAAGGTAAATAAGAAAATGGCAGGCTCAGCCTTGTTGCGTGAACCTGAATTAGTCGCTCAAATATTAAATGCTGTTGTAAATGCCGTTGATGTGCCTGTTACCTTAAAAATTAGAACAGGTTGGGATCTTGAAAATAGAAATTGTCTGACAATAGCCAAAATTGCAGAACAAGCTGGAATTAAGGCACTGACTATTCATGGGCGTACTCGCAGCTGTTTATTTAACGGTGAAGCGGAATATGAAAGTATCAAAGCGGTAAAACAAACCGTGTCGATTCCGATTATTGCAAATGGCGATATACGCTCCGCAGAAAAAGCAAAGTCTGTTTTAGATTACACCAATGTTGATGCGGTGATGATCGGACGAGGTAGCTTTGGTAATCCTTGGCTATTTAAGGAGATCAACGATTTTTTTGAAACTGGGCAATATTCCACATTACCTGAAAAAGAAAAATATCAACTAATGTTTAAGCATATTGAAGACTTGCACCAATTTTATGGTGAAGAAAAAGGCTATCGAATTGCCCGTAAACACGTTGGTTGGTATGTGGAACAATTACAACCAGAGTCAAATTTTAAACGCACTTTTAATACGTTAAACTCTACCAAAGAGCAACTTAACGCATTAGAAGATTTTGTTAAATTGATTCTTTAGAATCTTAATAATAAAGTTGGATAAAAAAATGTTAGAACAACAACCTACACAAAACCCATTAACAGTAACAATGTTAAATTCACAAGCACAACAGGTTAACAAACCTCTGCGTGATAACGTGAAAGCAGCATTAAAAAACTATCTATCTCAATTAAATGGTGAAGATCCAACAGAATTATACGAATTAGTATTATCTGAAATCGAACACCCAATGTTAGATATG is a genomic window containing:
- the fis gene encoding DNA-binding transcriptional regulator Fis, with the protein product MLEQQPTQNPLTVTMLNSQAQQVNKPLRDNVKAALKNYLSQLNGEDPTELYELVLSEIEHPMLDMVMQYTRGNQTRAATMLGINRGTLRKKLKKYGMG
- the dusB gene encoding tRNA dihydrouridine synthase DusB, translated to MQIGQYEIKNRIFLAPMAGITDQPFRRLCSQLGAGLTFSEMMSTNPDVWHTEKSRLRLAHHDEIGINAVQIAGSDPTEMAQAAKINVEYGADIIDINMGCPAKKVNKKMAGSALLREPELVAQILNAVVNAVDVPVTLKIRTGWDLENRNCLTIAKIAEQAGIKALTIHGRTRSCLFNGEAEYESIKAVKQTVSIPIIANGDIRSAEKAKSVLDYTNVDAVMIGRGSFGNPWLFKEINDFFETGQYSTLPEKEKYQLMFKHIEDLHQFYGEEKGYRIARKHVGWYVEQLQPESNFKRTFNTLNSTKEQLNALEDFVKLIL
- a CDS encoding glycosyltransferase family 9 protein, which encodes MLNRPLSICILRLSAIGDVCHTLAVVQAIQRHYPSAEITWIIGKTEAALMKNIPNVQLISFDKKSGWKELFTIWRQLSHKRFDFLLNLQTAFRASILSLGIKADKKIGFNKDRAREMQWLFTNQKVEMASSPHVLDGQMMFAKAIGVTDLSAKWDLFVSDEDLAYGKKFIDFTKKNVLIAPCSSKKEKDWLPERYAELSNCLIEKNINVLIAGSPSRYEMETAHKIHQLAPKSCNIAGKTTLKQLAGVIRQVDLVISSDSAPAHIATTQHTPVVGLYAIHNPKRTGPYQDLNKVVSVYDEAILQSYGKPWQELAWATKAKGKNWMEKISVDAVKQKIVETLKIKL
- the sixA gene encoding phosphohistidine phosphatase SixA translates to MNIWIMRHGEASFNAPSDPARCLTENGIKNVILQGKWLGEYLTNKQIQLDKILVSPYLRARQTLENIITGMQAVNFSQNVANLIEEWEEITPDGNPYIIEDYLRFLREEGAKNILLISHLPLVFDLSQLLTNNQSNVQFPTSTIAEINWIGNVGKVVYIKHV
- the pyk gene encoding pyruvate kinase; amino-acid sequence: MSRKLRRTKIVCTMGPATDRGNTLEKIIAAGANMVRMNFSHGIPEDHIERANKVREIASKLGRQVAILGDLQGPKIRVSTFKDGKIFLSIGDRFTLDADLPRGEGHQSAVGLDYKNLPNDVVPGDILLLDDGNVQLKVLEVEGMRVHTEVTVGGPLSNNKGINKLGGGLSAPALTEKDKEDIKLAAKIGVDYLAVSFPQSSADLEYARQLAKEAGLEAKIVAKVERAETVATEEAMDDIILGADVVMVARGDLGVEIGDAALVGVQKRLIRRARKLNRVVITATQMMESMIKKPMPTRAEVMDVANAVLDGTDAVMLSGETANGDYPVETVRSMVEVCLGAETMPSINISRHRMEDRFKSIDEAVAMSAMYTANHLEGVSAIVSLTQSGETAKLMSRISSGLPIYALSRNPKALNLCALYRGVTPVLYNEESRTMEGAKRAIAQLKEQGYLLTGELVLLTHGDELKAGGTNTCRILRVE
- a CDS encoding 3-deoxy-7-phosphoheptulonate synthase, whose amino-acid sequence is MNTVFNQDSVHNVNIKDEKVLLTPQELKQEFPLPEHLREQIERSRKVISDIIHRRDKRQLIVIGPCSIHDPIAAIEYGKKLKALSDQVSDKLYIVMRVYFEKPRTTVGWKGLINDPKMDGSFDVETGLRVGRKLCLDLAEMGLPLATEALDPMTPQYLADLFSWSAIGARTTESQTHRELASGLSMAVGFKNGTDGGLAVALNAMQSSAQGHSFIGINQKGQVTLLKTKGNEDGHIILRGGKTPNYEKQYVDDCEWVLKQANLPVAIMIDCSHGNSNKDYRRQPVVAENVLEQLLAGNTSIIGLMIESHLNAGNQSSELPFDEMAYGVSITDACIDWQTTENLLTHFAEKLRHR